Part of the Alosa alosa isolate M-15738 ecotype Scorff River chromosome 18, AALO_Geno_1.1, whole genome shotgun sequence genome is shown below.
tcaaactgtggaaaaaagtaacaaaagtaacaaaagcacatggatttgtttacaagctagcgaaacggttagcataagttcggcagaaagAGCCCATCATATACGGTATGCGCTGCGCTTgccgctaggttgctcttgaggtaacgtcccaaagatttttgttgtgtttgCCGCTGGGCTCAGCGCAAAATACCAATGACAAAGTTTAACGCACGGCACGCGCAGGAGCGGCAAACCGGCAAAATGCCACTTGCGCTGCACTGGTCATGGCAGCTGTGGGCCCGGAGCGACCGCACCCCCCGGTCCGCTTATGACCACGGAGGGGTtttgaataaaatgcctcaaaacgttttgcccaaaataatccaaaatgttttcaggctggcattgacagttttgccaaatatgtttttaaaatgcaatcctacattgcactttaaatattaaattgcaaaacgaattgacagttaaatgatgaaactgaatattgaaaattgaattttgagactgaagtaccatggcaaaatggaatgcaattcaatccatgtttattctattttttaaccaaaattattggaattgattttaggatttcattgtcactttgcagattaaaatacaatgcaaattgcaatattaaattgcataatgaattggcaattgcataatgtaatgtctttttgaattgcatattgcagattgcattctcatttgaataaagctacCTATATGCTTCCATACTAGGGGGAgcgggaaagtcaccatttttaccggaacagatcatttaaccatccaaattatttctaaacgggtttattattAAGTTTAACAAGTTGCCTTGTTCTCCTCGTGTCTGGGTCCTACTGCTCTTTCGTCCAAACGTAGCCAGTTGTTTACACCACCTGTGAACCTTTTCACCATCACCTCCTTTTTAGTGAGGTTAAAAAAAAGTTACGTAACTCTATGGAGTAAATAGtgtagctgtgcagccagatgatATAATCATGGGTAAAGTCCAGGGGCagtattcacaaagcattttatcttaccgctaagagtactcctaaatcacaCTAAAATGTTTAGCTAGAACTTTTCTCTAAAAACCTATTCACAAAGCTGCTGAAACCAACTTTTAGTAAGGAAAAGTGACCACTCTGAAGAGCTCTGTTACTATGATTGacatcattactcatgcacaagcttgaatGGAGTGACCAATATGATTGGCTGATGATGATTACTTGTGTTGATGATGACGCTACACAGGTACTGCAAAGGACAGGagataaatttaaaaaatgaataaagTACGAGACAAAgcaaatagcctagtaatgGAATACACTACAGATTGATATAGTATCTTtgcaatattttttaaattaatctgtATGAAAACATGTTTGCAAAGAGAAGCAATTTAAATTGATTTACAATGAAAGGTTACATTTAGTTTAAATGTTGACAATGAatggttttggttgttgttggtggtgttattgcatcccttacaATGCACCTGCAAGTGATTCTGCATGTGGATTTTatccgcatcaaattcaaggctctaacccttgcctacaaagtagtctccagttctgctcccacctacttaaatgccctcatacagacatacgctacctccagaccgctgcgctcctcagacgaacgacggctagctctaccaccggtacgctcaggccaatcaaacttttctcatctgttgttcctcgttggtggaacacactgccagttcctacaagggcagggacatccctctccattttcaaaaaactcctgaagacccagctctttagagaacatctcctctcatagcactacttacaacaagtcttgctgatcctagcactcaccagccgtcttaaactgacacttaactgttaaaaacagcactcactgatgcacttattcttactgtactctaccgtttttttaaattgtcctaaaattgttgagaattgctttaaaacttaaactgtttaccatgttgtaactcgctttggctaaaaatgcgtcagacaaatgtaatgtaatgtaatgtaattttaaAACATCACAATGTGAAATGCTACAATCAGCTGCTTATGATTGTTTGTGAATAGGAGTTCTCTTGACTACCTCTAAGCTGTCCAAGACTTAGGAGCTACTTTAGCCTTacaattctttgtgaatacggccccaggtcTCCATGACAAATGATTTTAATATGGTTGAGACAGAGGTGAGTAGTAGAATGACCATTTTTGTTGTAGGCTACCCTGAACCGCTAAAAAAACCCCtcttttcttttactgtctgtggAATAAACAAGTTGCTCTGGGCCCAGTTGGACCCAGAAACAGAATTATCAGCACATTATTGCATCACCACTTGATAAACAGATACTACCATTACATTAAACTATTTGATTCAATAAAAAATTCTAGACCAATCAAGTTGAAACAAATAAAGAAGAAATAACAACAAAAGTGAATATTGCCCAGTGTTCTTGTATTCTGTCAGAAGTACCTCTTTAAATAGTGTATCATTGTCTTTATAATGTAGGGCTGTTTGCCTGTGAAATGTGTTACAATGCATGAGAAAAGAAAGCTTTCATAAGTGTTAACAAGAGAGCATACCAGCCCCAGGTGGGACATTAGCCATAGGGCTGGGGCAAAGCAGCACAGAAGAACCAATAGCAAAGTGTACATTTACATACTCGCAAAGGACCTTGGGAAATGGTTTGTGGCTTTTTTCAGATGTTTTGTATGTTATATCAACACCAAAATTCAAAGCAATGTTTAGGTCGATGGGGCATAATTATTTGTAGAATATAATTTAACTTGCAAAGTAAAGCAATTCACGCTCTTTGTGGTAGTTGCTGGTAGACGGGTCCCACCGTCAGCGTGAAGACCATGTAGGGGGCGGGGTATAAATACTCATGAGGCCAGTTAGTAGGAGTGGATGTGAGGGCGATCTGGCTGCGACATCGGTCCCCCCATTGATCGCTAGGGTTGATTCGGCTGATCTGGCTGGCTAGGCGGGTGtccccttcctccctcaccGCTCCATTGGCGTCCCCCCCGAAGCCCCGCGCTCGGTGGAAGAGGACCCGTTCCCCGGTGACGAGCATCGTTGGTATAGAAGTAGCTGCACTCCCCTGCTAGAACCTTCAAAGAAGCTCAAGGCCCATTTGTAGGAGAAACGTAGGGAAGTCTCCAGGACTTCGACCATATCCAAATGAGTCACTGCACGTGGCAGTCTGCCTTTCTTTTCACAACAAAACAAGCTTACAGTTTAACTTGCCACCATTCTTAACCATTTGTTAGGTTTTAGTCAGCAACACGTATTTGGAATTTGTTTTAAGTCACAAACAAGCTCTAGAATACTGGATGTCTTGCAACTGACATGCATTGATTTATTTGCTTGGTATATTCAGTTTGTACTTGTTGATCCAggattactttttttttctgttttatgtAAAAATGGGTCTCACTAATGTGTACCAGCCGAGAGCAAGTGCAAGCCACAAAACAAGTGCCTATTTATAGTTCTATGTAAATCAGTTGTTAGTTCCCATCGTAAATACAATGCTGTTGGGAGTGTTAGTTAATATTTTTCTGGTGCTCTGACGTatgattttgtgtgtttgtttgtgtgtgtgtgtgcgagcttTCAACCCTGTTCAGAAAATTCCATCCATGACTTTAAAAATGTCATCATCATATGACTGAAACCATTAGATGTTCTCTGCCTTTTCAACCATGTCTTTTCATGTCCACCTGCTGCTCATTGCAGGCCCTCCGGTATTCCTACTTCTATGTGGGCCAGGCTCTGGGCACCCCTCAGCAGATCCTGGATCAGGGCCGGCCACAGGCCTCCCAGCCCCTACAGCCActtgggcagcagcagcagcagccactacCGCCGCCGCAGTTCAGGCCTGCACCCCCGGCTCAACCATCCCCACatccccagccccagcccccccAGCGGCCCCTGCAGCAGATCCAGCCTCCATCTGCCCCCCTTTACCAAAGGCACTCTGAGCTAATTCCAGATCCTTCCATCTGCACTGTGAAGCAGCAGCAGGCGCAGCAGCAGGAGGGCGAGCGAGGACTTCAGACACGCTTTCCTGTAATCCGTGACAAAAGCAGCCAAAGCCAGGTAAAGAAGGTGACCGCTGACAGACAGCTGTTAGGGGAGCACTGTATttcttttaccttaaaataatggcttcaaactAATTTTGATGATGTGCGGACATGTCTCTGTCTGTACCAGTGACACTTTTCGTCAGCTCTCGACAAATCAGGTATCCCTTTAGTGCTACATGGGTGCCTAGTTCATGGAAAGTTGATGAAAAGTGGAATTTCTACATTGTGtgacttcaaaaaatatatatgtataaaaaatataaatgtgCCATTATGGGTttatactttgtgtgtgtgtgttgtacactgatatttatttattgggATTGTCATTTTAATGAGATGTTGAAGTGGTTGTGGTAAGttgtttattttcctttgtCACAGGAGTCGGAGAATGCAAACTTCTCAGGTTTTCCCACCAAACCCAAAGCAGGCCGCAGAAGATGGGGCCACACCCCGGGAGGGCTGAAAGATGACTGGGATGATTATGAAGACATTGAGACTACCATTACACTCCTGGGCAAAACAAGCCACTCCACTGAAAAGCGGAGACAAGCCGAGGGGGCTTCAAGCAGGTCATTTAGCCTTCTTGACCTCACTGTTTACCGCCACTGTGTTCCTCTTGAGGttaattttttgttgttgttgttctcccCAGGTTTGGAAACGTGTCAAACTTCAGTCCTACGATTGGCAGGTATGACGTTTCCACAAATCTGAATAATATACTGGGCTGTCAGGACCAATCGAGGACGGCCTCGGCCAAACAGCACTACTTGAAGCAATCAAGATATTTACCAGGTTAGCTTTTCAAGGGAGCCGTGGGATAGAAAATATACAATAAGAACATGCTATCTAACTACTCACACATAGTACCTATTACTATTTTCAATCTGGCCTAGCAAGTATGTGTTTATTTCCACATGACAGACAAGTCTCTGCTGCCATTCATTGCTTCCACAGGGCTAAGTACTAAAAAGAATGTGGCAATAAGTTCAACTAAAGACTTCAGTGGAAACCATCTTTGGGGAACCAGTACTAATCCCACTGGGGGGACTCTACCCCTCAGAGGACATCACGGTAAAGTGCATACATGGACCCAcccttggacacacacataaatgcctCGGACACAAGAAATTAAGTACATCAAGCCATAGTATTATTTTATGTGTACACCAGCGTTTTGGGAAACCAAATTATGGGAATCAGGAATGCACTCTTGTCTTGTGATTATTTTAGGATCACTGTGTTATTTCCCTACTTAATCACACATAACCCCATTGTTGGCCCTTATGTCTGTGTTTTCCATTCATATTCATGTTTATTTCCTAAACACAGGAACAAATACACTCCCAAGTGGTTACACCCAGTCATTTTACAAAAAAGAACCTGGCCCTCCAAACCCAAGAGTGCAGTTGGCACCCATTTGTGATTCGAAAACATCAAGTAAGAAGTgtgatgttgttattgttgttgttgttgaagaaGATGATATTGTTATTATGTTAATGCAATGGTTACATATGACTTTGCAGAAAAGATGGACTTGGTGTGTTGATGTCTTAAAGTCTGAAATGGCTGTTCATGGCCAAGAAGTCACTAGTTTCTAGCCGAGTGCTTCCTGCCTCCAGTGTTTTTAAGGGACAAACTAATTGGCAGCTTCTGCACTAATGAGCTAGTGTTCTTTTTGCAGCATTGCTGTCCATGCACTAGTCATTAGAGGCATTTGGAATGCTTCTAAAGCACTTTCGTTATCTTTCTTTCATTGAAATGCATGCTGTAGACgcagagagaaaaaatggaTACCTGTGAGAGACAGAATTGTTAACTGACCCCTTCCTGAGTGCAAATGTGGCAATGGAATGTCCAGGAGGGCAGTGTGTGCGCCTGACACAATCTTTATCTTTTTAAATTCTGCAAAGACATGAAGCTTTTTTTCATGAAATGAGAATTTTCTGGCGCAAACTAGTCTTTTAggctgtatttttgtgtgttttattataCATAAGTATTGTTGGTGAATATAATCCATCTTGATGAAATACTGTTTTGCGTGACCTTATTATTTTCTTGTTATTTATGGCATCAAATCATTAACCTTTTCTTGAACAGATTATGCAACGTGGAGGTCCAGCCGGAGCCAGACAGGGGCAGCATCCTACGTGTCCTCACCCACCAAGAGTACTCCTGCAATGAGGCCACGCCCCCCAGTGCACCCCATACACGGGCGTACAGATTGGTCTGCCAAATATGGCCACAATTAAGTGGCATCCTCAAAGAATTGTTTGGCCTTGAAACGGTACCTTTGTGGTTTTGTAACATGTTCCAACTCTGTACATAATACTATATCAAACAGCaataatatttgttttttttattcctcctgtatattgttgttgtaaagTGTTTTTCTTCTAAATATCTTTCTAAATATGCACAAATATGCCATGTTCTCAGTGTTGTACGTTACTCTATTTTTATTTTGCTAATTATATGGGCTTATTTGAGGACATTTGAGTATCAGCAAATACAAAGTTGTTAATGCAAATATTTTGTCTAAGGTGATGTGCATAAGCTGTAAGTtattacatattacacacaGTATAACCCAATGTATTCCCCTGCCCCATCAACGTATAGTCACATTTCCTGACATAAAAATATGCATGGTTGATGCACACAGGTGTAGTATACATATTAAATGTCAATGTGCCGATGTTATTATTAGTGTTAtttgactttgttttttttcgtttattttttttattttttatatattatctCTATATGGgctttttgttaaaaatgtattGTCATTGTCTTCAGTGATGTTTATAttaaagtgtttttttcccccttgttTTTACTTGAATTTATGCTAACTTTGTTATCATTGACACTGACTGCATCGCATGCAAGTCTCTTCTAAAATGTAAGATCTAAAATCACTTTATAAAAACTGATAAATCATATACAATGCAAATGTTTCAAATTCATCTTAGCTGGCACATTTCACAATTTCATAAAGAAGCACTCCAACAGCATTAAATGTGCTCACATGGAAATATAAAATAGCAGTATTGTTAAATTATTTGTTCTTGAAACAAGATGAAGTACTTGCTTCTCTAATACTGTAGTCTGATTTTTATAAGATACTGCCACATGAGGAGCAGAAGAAGTTATCTTGGATTTAGGGAATTGGTCACATTTTATCATAACATCAATATCTCCTGTCTGGGATTTAAGGATTTACAAAATTGGTCAgtttacattttatcataagGCGTTACAGGTCTTTTTTTGCATTCGGAcgagcaggttcagaggaatcTTTTCCCTGCAGCCGTCACCTTAGTGAACACTAACACTTACTCTGCACCTCAGTGACCAACTAACCCCACCACCGACGCCTCTTTGCCTGTTGAGCTGCAGCACGACCATGGACcacttgacagggacaacaaggtgGTAGCACTaacctatcccacccatagcaTTCTATTTATattaaatgtacatactgtaactaCACTTATATATTATCAATATTCTACTATGTTAAtgctatcatactgtaaaccagtgtttcccaaccttttttcctTGAAGGCCCCTTTGCCTGTGTCTAAGACAAGCCAGGGCCCCCTACCCGAACTCCtacccgcatacacacacaaaaagaataaAGTGATTAATTACAAACTTATAAGTTCAGAGGTAGTAAATAGCTACATGAATTTAAACGTGGAACAAATATATGTTTTAATTTGGATTATACAGAATTTTAATTATCCAGTTGGGTGTGTTATTAGGATTTTATACATttaatatgatatatatatgaaatataatTTTGGTAACCTTACAACCTCAGCCCAGGCAACATTGTGCGGACACCCTGCAATCTCTGGCTACCCCTAGTGGGGTCTGCGGACCCCAGGTTGGGAACCACTGCTGTAGACTATACTCCCTAGTcaactgtacatatctgtctatacaATACTGCAAATACACTTATTTTTtatactactcttataatgttactgttaatacactgcacacctgtactcatactgtacatatctattgtccataggctactacattacatactgttactGTCAATATACTGCACATACCTACTGTGAACCATATATTACTACTGTCCGCACTGcttctgcacaatgacaatattgtgttgaatctaatctaatctaataatcTAATATATAGGTTTAAAAGTTTTTTGTGAAAAGAAAGGCAGACTGCCACGTGCAGTGCCTCATTTGGATGTGTTCGAAGTCTTGGAGCTTGACTTCCCTACGTTTCTCCTACAAATGGGCCTTGAGCTTGTTTGGAGGTTCTAGCAGGGGAGTGCAGCTACTTCTATACCAACGATGCTCGTCGCCGGGGAACACGTCCTCTTCCACCGAGCGCGGGGCTTCGGGAGGGACACACATGGAGCggtgagggaggaaggggaCACCCGCCTAGCCAGCCAGATCAGCCGAATCAACCCTAGCGATCAATGGGGTGACAGATGTCGCAGCCAGATCGCCCTCACATCCATTTTACTACTACCTGAATCATGACTATTTATATCCCGCCCTCTGCACAGACTTCACGTTGACGGTGGTTTTAGTCTGACATCTTCAATCACAAAGACTGTTGCTTGTTTTACATCAAGTTAAATTATATTCTGCCAGTAGGTATGCTCCATCGACGAAAACATGGTTTTACATTTTGGTGTTGATATAGGCTAGGTTAACATACGAAACATCTGAAAAGCTGCGATAACATATCCCAGGATCCTTTGCGAGTATGTAGATATACAGCTCGCTATTGGTTTTTCTATGCTACTTTGCCCCACCCCTATTGCTGATGTCCGACCAATCTTTTACTTCGGGTAGGCTACACCTCCCACGTTACGTAAAGCCAGAGCCCGCCTACGGTCCtaagacattctctggtaaAGCGAAAGTTTTTTAGGTTAAAGTTGCAAAGGGAGCGAACGTTTGCTCCGGTCAGAACCTTATATAACTTAAAcgtaagtagcctaaattgcgTGTTGGGAATAGCCTACAATAGGATAGGGTAGACTGAGTCCAGTTGGGAcgtgtacagttgagacaccaaCATATTTTGTTTGCACCTTGTTTATGAGCTAGT
Proteins encoded:
- the LOC125311904 gene encoding serine/threonine-protein kinase ICK-like isoform X2 is translated as MVFFHRDLKPENLLCMGPELVKIADFGLAREIRSRPPYTDYVSTRWYRAPEVLLRSTSYSSPIDQWAVGCIMAELYTLRPLFPGSSEIDTIFKICQVLGTPRKNEWPEGLQLASAMNFRWPQCVPTSLRSLIPSASTEAIQLMKDLLQWDPKKRPTTSQALRYSYFYVGQALGTPQQILDQGRPQASQPLQPLGQQQQQPLPPPQFRPAPPAQPSPHPQPQPPQRPLQQIQPPSAPLYQRHSELIPDPSICTVKQQQAQQQEGERGLQTRFPVIRDKSSQSQESENANFSGFPTKPKAGRRRWGHTPGGLKDDWDDYEDIETTITLLGKTSHSTEKRRQAEGASSRFGNVSNFSPTIGRYDVSTNLNNILGCQDQSRTASAKQHYLKQSRYLPGLSTKKNVAISSTKDFSGNHLWGTSTNPTGGTLPLRGHHGTNTLPSGYTQSFYKKEPGPPNPRVQLAPICDSKTSNYATWRSSRSQTGAASYVSSPTKSTPAMRPRPPVHPIHGRTDWSAKYGHN
- the LOC125311904 gene encoding serine/threonine-protein kinase ICK-like isoform X1, producing MNRYTTLRQLGDGTYGSVNLGRCLESGELVAIKKMKKKFYSWEECINLREVKSLKKLNHANVVKLKEVIRENDHLYFVFEYMKENLYQLMKERTRLFPESAVRNIMFQILQGLAFIHKHGFFHRDLKPENLLCMGPELVKIADFGLAREIRSRPPYTDYVSTRWYRAPEVLLRSTSYSSPIDQWAVGCIMAELYTLRPLFPGSSEIDTIFKICQVLGTPRKNEWPEGLQLASAMNFRWPQCVPTSLRSLIPSASTEAIQLMKDLLQWDPKKRPTTSQALRYSYFYVGQALGTPQQILDQGRPQASQPLQPLGQQQQQPLPPPQFRPAPPAQPSPHPQPQPPQRPLQQIQPPSAPLYQRHSELIPDPSICTVKQQQAQQQEGERGLQTRFPVIRDKSSQSQESENANFSGFPTKPKAGRRRWGHTPGGLKDDWDDYEDIETTITLLGKTSHSTEKRRQAEGASSRFGNVSNFSPTIGRYDVSTNLNNILGCQDQSRTASAKQHYLKQSRYLPGLSTKKNVAISSTKDFSGNHLWGTSTNPTGGTLPLRGHHGTNTLPSGYTQSFYKKEPGPPNPRVQLAPICDSKTSNYATWRSSRSQTGAASYVSSPTKSTPAMRPRPPVHPIHGRTDWSAKYGHN